The Candidatus Koribacter versatilis Ellin345 genome has a segment encoding these proteins:
- a CDS encoding CARDB domain-containing protein → MNRWSRIVCSVIAVSGMCVPAIAGDAPTPGTKAGSVTALLPVAHVSRVVNKANVVKDAAKGDDVYWNDVVRTEKGGRARITLNDQSILSLGSQAELHVIKHDAKTQQTQLELTYGRVRAEVTTVTKDGGSFEVKTPTAVAGVIGTTFGAESTVGESKFLCMAGMVNVRSADPAVPGVTSCEPGKVITIGAGKAPVKRNATPEEYQKWYADTETAVITGMWPWALVPGAAVDAKATGNHLDGVTSVSSSDSSIAVTLKPSTAANSVGLHVAVSATTKPGAYIFTFKKTGGSEASTVFLVLGTPGSMDDIDSMLNDYLETIEEERHAALAALNAVQLQLQQSADMANGALTAANTNAKPPLDLTKTSADIQNNASNLQANLADAQSKVNAAFDAAKKDFTNRFNTAVAALKTRNASGKPDDEFRSSVSAAFSDVNATANSAVASLVDALQDQATQLAALIAELEQQEMALIAANTPANTIPAQAVEQAYAATFAAGPLASGGGPYKWEVCDGAYKSTSAGKAIPAGAPGCNALPGYVSATPSFTVDTCDLKPASYVVRFTNGDKAYESTLGIIKPAYDDPLTRLQGMAQAYDALLPDIFMEYFDPVNFPGYSQLSENIRRTMQSLTSMNIHLIVDDIAVNCNEASVRAEWQENYSFPQSPKNIQKTTGEEINVKFLRTPGKGWYITELNGDNGTVQGIPPGPVLTDAPTAQLTVLNVNVAISPTSGTVRRAAASAVPTVPLGPVSFTATVSNTGKADVTLPVAVQFFLLDDKGTQLDLQNSTLPPPLKAGTSADINQVLTIPSSVPGGAVLTIGVRVNPNCTIPVQRCDSSNLTKLQVEVGAVDMSPTKIAAVSPLVGTVAGEVRVTVSNLGKQASPATTGNLVLTSPLFSGSVKADIPAIPAGGAVNVDIHTPALPNVSGSQNFTATITPPVTGDIDTGDKTITSALPVATAVDIAILSVTPTGSLVGTSNATFNVQLKNLGAATSVGNDGDLALTEGTGTPVALGAGDIPNIAPGATATVAISVALPNISGSTTFTAHIATPITFDTNAANDTLAVSIPVTTGVDIQVVSITPTGGLVGTSPATFNVVLKNLGGATSAAVASDLTVSDTSGAAILLGTSDIPSIGPGASVTVPVTTTLPNISGTTKFTAQIVTPIPGDTDSANDTLTVSLPVGAGVDIQVAAISSSSSLVESQAGTINVTLKNLGGSASTATTGNLILTGPSGPALATGDIPSIAAGSSTVVSLAITVPALSGATNFTAKISPAVPNDGNPANDTLTQSLTIQPAVDIQVVSITGSGLVEGQPATLSVTLKNLGAGTSAATTGNLKLSGPSGSLGTASIPAIGPGASTTIPIAVTLPVATGATSFTATISPAVPLDTDSANDTLTTSLTLATAVDIQVVSLTNGSVITENQPSTFTVTLKNNGAVASSATTGNLLLSGPSGPALGSANIPSIAAGTSITVPITVTIPTLTGANNFTAAISPAVPLDLNAANDSLTVSFTVLSSYVDLKMTGLSVYGGGSLSSGNAYVLTISVQNNGNLASGTGDTLSCGITGPGFSGTVPLTLSTTALVSLAPGGTTMTSPSFTMPKNLAGSDTITCTASEDPNEPSGLVADNTRTFGVTVNTNLNLHFSGTLTPPAALQMGSSATLSVTVTNDGPDDAPAASYSLQAGMATFSNIGTLTGTNIVAIPATTSHTYALPITVPQLGTAPQDVSNVTGQVNIIDGTGLTETNTTDNVITTTSFRVLDFTLTTSATTMLAVTGRTLNGQAYVVAPTTYIGLFPSFAVTPTGVPTGITVNKSGGMTGTVTAAAGNYSATFSGSSAGVTHAASAALPFTVHGEINFSLTSAINLTQTGTGVVLAGTLNGGLPTIAVSTPAPPTGITIAGPASINVGAVPATINAWTLSADATSTLGAASINLTATDSGVTNAFEAVPGNTVTLPVAYTVGGLSNFVIQSATFVGHGAGPNYEGAQALQVGEAAQMQVVVKNIGDADPPAGATVTVNIVCSASPICNLGGTSTAVAAPLKGATATLTFSVGTVSDAAATGYPGTVTVTPTGATELNSGDNTLAMSWDVVDFAVVAPASNPTYPTQNMPLSKTSFVYYQLTEAGGTTAFAIPVAVTSSVTGVTLPGTVNVSPGTDQQANIAVSASTSSPNGTLVFTGTNHGVKRTYSQPVDYYTAAIVSTTLFSNSSAQPLTIPLNNSSGATVEFQIRGNFNNAGTSGAPLTLVNPIGTAITFHSGTTVVSAGDNFGVIVADPATTTIAPPRNFDIQAAIPATIPQDTPTYSLWVTTVGTSNLAVSSVAVHNTAISIDSKQPWLAGETIAFDFTVTNNGSAASLGGETLQAFFNNTAVASTGVPNATGTVPALGPGASTTITVNLTAPDAALAATSTLSASVVQDPPNKANPVFTSAPLDSSDWGIFLIRSGGSDASPLQIIFTPGAGYFGQSPFQLRIPSYGGSVFRNGAPNVSSTAIDPNITQSIAQTSGAISGNVNETLRNTAATSDFYYGQVSATYGNVTRSATVHIQWAGGGAAGAVSLTSPANNISPSTGTPPTTIQINGYVAESEAITGNNGASCTPSGTTTCQFVLTFTPDASATSYGSNGLGAVMTYGTATTYQFTANINPANGVLTTGSGNIVASVTGAQPTSAAKRAGAVKSNSDPIGTQQFNVAFNVGDINVTFPSCVAVPPGTSLTVPLTWAPTGGFNAPQVLYEWFDQNLNPLPSSVITPGTATVSPSGTINFKVTNSSGGTNTTGLTYYFGIELFNSQGQVGVQPKYIPVTFDLTSTGGYCPATSPTGTVRGGGTAKPVAYASAPTLITGFYGKSHAGDYASKASAAKKTLALLPDVQLSAKDVTFSPSLPKSGDTLDVRFRLNNTGAVDAKQVPLALVVNGVTVSSDTFDLKAGASSLGALHWNLGKQPVPANKASGNTTAQLVVDPQHTVPQASTVNKTAMLSHLVLPGTGPGVVISPTGSSSKIAHFEVSDGGCAGLRFAGGAGGCGSADAEITISDLAAGKYVLSGRNGIADLGVGRTDASNASFGSEVAIVAGHTYAVQLSGKSVGLFTVQKIRNPKQLSIKSDKVFNRGVKVPVGKGSGAATTGDVSGGAAKKSDAFVYFDVAYSVQ, encoded by the coding sequence ATGAATCGTTGGTCGCGAATCGTTTGTTCCGTCATCGCTGTATCTGGAATGTGTGTCCCCGCAATTGCCGGTGACGCGCCCACACCCGGCACCAAGGCCGGAAGTGTGACCGCGCTGCTGCCGGTAGCGCACGTGAGCCGCGTGGTGAACAAGGCGAACGTGGTCAAGGACGCCGCGAAGGGCGACGACGTTTATTGGAACGACGTGGTGCGCACAGAAAAAGGCGGACGCGCCCGCATTACGCTCAACGACCAATCCATCCTCTCGCTGGGTTCGCAGGCCGAACTCCACGTCATTAAGCACGACGCTAAAACGCAGCAGACCCAACTCGAATTGACTTACGGCCGTGTGCGCGCGGAAGTCACCACCGTCACCAAGGATGGCGGCAGCTTTGAAGTGAAGACCCCGACGGCAGTCGCCGGCGTTATCGGCACTACGTTCGGCGCGGAATCTACGGTTGGCGAATCGAAGTTCCTTTGCATGGCGGGCATGGTCAACGTCCGCAGCGCCGACCCGGCAGTTCCGGGCGTGACGAGTTGCGAACCGGGCAAGGTGATTACGATCGGCGCAGGCAAAGCTCCCGTAAAGCGCAACGCAACGCCCGAGGAGTATCAGAAGTGGTATGCCGACACGGAAACTGCGGTGATCACGGGAATGTGGCCGTGGGCGCTGGTTCCGGGCGCAGCGGTGGATGCCAAGGCGACCGGAAACCACCTGGATGGCGTGACCTCGGTCAGTTCTTCGGATTCGTCCATCGCGGTAACGTTGAAGCCTTCGACGGCTGCGAATTCAGTGGGCCTGCACGTCGCAGTAAGCGCCACCACCAAGCCCGGCGCGTACATCTTTACCTTTAAGAAGACGGGCGGCAGCGAAGCTTCCACCGTCTTCCTCGTGCTCGGAACTCCGGGCTCGATGGACGACATTGATTCGATGTTGAACGACTACCTCGAGACGATCGAGGAAGAGCGCCACGCTGCACTCGCCGCATTGAATGCAGTTCAGCTGCAGTTGCAGCAATCGGCCGATATGGCCAACGGCGCGCTCACTGCCGCGAACACAAATGCGAAGCCGCCTCTCGATTTGACGAAGACGTCTGCCGACATCCAGAACAACGCCAGCAATCTGCAGGCAAACCTCGCCGACGCGCAATCGAAGGTCAATGCTGCGTTCGATGCAGCTAAGAAAGACTTCACTAATCGCTTCAACACTGCCGTTGCGGCCTTGAAGACGCGCAACGCGAGCGGCAAGCCGGATGATGAATTCCGTTCGTCCGTGTCGGCTGCTTTCTCCGATGTGAACGCGACCGCGAACAGTGCCGTCGCCAGCCTGGTAGATGCGTTACAGGACCAGGCAACGCAACTCGCGGCTTTGATCGCAGAGCTTGAGCAGCAAGAGATGGCGCTGATCGCCGCGAACACGCCGGCGAACACGATTCCTGCGCAGGCGGTTGAGCAGGCGTACGCCGCAACCTTCGCCGCCGGTCCGCTTGCCTCTGGAGGCGGTCCGTACAAATGGGAGGTCTGCGATGGGGCATACAAATCAACCAGCGCAGGCAAGGCAATTCCTGCTGGAGCCCCGGGTTGCAATGCGCTGCCCGGCTATGTGAGTGCCACTCCCTCGTTCACGGTGGATACCTGCGATCTGAAGCCCGCAAGCTACGTGGTGCGTTTCACCAACGGCGACAAGGCTTATGAGAGCACGCTGGGCATCATCAAACCGGCGTACGACGATCCGCTCACGCGTCTCCAGGGCATGGCGCAAGCGTATGACGCGCTGCTACCCGACATTTTCATGGAGTACTTCGACCCGGTGAACTTCCCGGGCTACTCGCAGTTGTCCGAGAACATTCGTCGCACGATGCAGAGCCTGACCAGCATGAACATCCACCTCATCGTGGATGATATTGCGGTCAACTGTAACGAGGCGAGCGTTCGCGCGGAGTGGCAGGAGAATTACAGCTTCCCGCAGTCGCCGAAGAACATTCAAAAAACGACAGGCGAAGAGATCAACGTAAAGTTCCTGCGCACGCCGGGTAAAGGCTGGTACATCACCGAACTCAACGGCGACAACGGAACGGTGCAGGGCATTCCGCCGGGACCGGTGTTGACCGATGCGCCGACGGCGCAGCTCACGGTGTTGAATGTGAACGTCGCAATCTCGCCGACGAGCGGAACGGTTCGCCGCGCCGCCGCGAGCGCGGTGCCCACGGTTCCTCTCGGGCCGGTGAGTTTCACGGCAACGGTGAGCAATACCGGCAAAGCCGATGTCACGCTGCCCGTGGCAGTGCAGTTCTTCTTGCTCGACGACAAAGGCACGCAACTCGATCTCCAGAACTCGACACTGCCGCCTCCGCTGAAAGCGGGTACGTCGGCGGACATCAACCAGGTCCTGACGATTCCGTCGTCGGTACCGGGCGGAGCGGTCCTCACCATCGGTGTACGTGTGAACCCGAACTGTACGATTCCGGTGCAGCGTTGCGACTCCAGCAATCTGACGAAGTTGCAGGTGGAAGTCGGCGCAGTGGATATGTCGCCGACGAAGATCGCGGCAGTTTCGCCGCTGGTTGGAACGGTTGCGGGAGAAGTGCGCGTGACCGTGAGCAACCTTGGCAAACAGGCATCGCCGGCGACGACCGGGAACCTGGTGCTCACTAGCCCGTTGTTCTCGGGCAGCGTGAAGGCCGATATTCCTGCGATTCCGGCGGGTGGTGCAGTGAACGTGGACATTCACACGCCGGCGCTGCCGAACGTTTCCGGTTCGCAGAATTTCACTGCGACGATTACTCCGCCAGTGACGGGCGACATTGACACCGGCGACAAGACGATCACTTCCGCGCTACCGGTTGCGACCGCGGTTGATATTGCGATTCTGAGCGTTACGCCAACGGGCTCGCTGGTTGGCACATCGAACGCGACGTTCAACGTGCAACTGAAGAACCTCGGCGCGGCGACCTCGGTGGGGAACGACGGCGATCTGGCCCTGACGGAAGGCACAGGTACTCCGGTTGCGCTGGGTGCGGGCGATATCCCGAACATCGCGCCGGGAGCAACGGCCACAGTGGCGATTTCGGTGGCTCTGCCCAACATCAGCGGCAGCACGACATTCACGGCGCACATCGCGACACCGATTACTTTTGATACGAACGCGGCCAACGACACGCTTGCGGTTTCGATCCCGGTAACGACCGGTGTGGATATCCAGGTCGTGAGCATTACGCCTACCGGCGGACTGGTGGGCACGTCGCCGGCGACGTTCAACGTAGTGTTGAAGAACCTGGGTGGCGCGACTTCGGCTGCAGTTGCGTCGGATTTGACGGTGAGCGATACCAGTGGCGCCGCGATCCTGCTCGGCACGTCCGACATTCCATCCATCGGTCCAGGCGCGAGCGTGACCGTGCCGGTGACCACCACGCTGCCGAACATCAGCGGCACAACGAAGTTCACGGCACAAATCGTTACACCGATCCCGGGCGACACTGACTCGGCGAACGACACGCTGACGGTCTCATTGCCAGTCGGCGCGGGCGTGGACATCCAGGTGGCGGCGATCTCGAGTTCTTCCTCGCTGGTGGAAAGCCAAGCGGGGACGATCAATGTCACACTGAAGAACCTTGGCGGATCTGCGTCCACGGCTACGACAGGGAACTTGATCCTGACGGGTCCCTCGGGCCCGGCGCTAGCAACCGGCGACATCCCGTCCATCGCGGCGGGTAGTTCGACCGTTGTATCGCTGGCGATCACGGTGCCTGCGTTGTCAGGCGCGACGAACTTCACGGCGAAGATCAGTCCGGCGGTTCCGAACGATGGAAACCCGGCTAACGATACGTTGACCCAGAGCCTCACCATTCAGCCGGCGGTTGATATTCAAGTTGTGAGCATCACCGGTTCTGGCCTTGTCGAAGGCCAGCCGGCAACGCTCAGCGTGACGCTGAAGAACCTTGGTGCAGGCACGTCGGCGGCGACGACCGGCAACCTCAAACTGAGCGGGCCGTCGGGTTCGCTGGGAACGGCAAGCATCCCCGCAATTGGACCGGGAGCTTCGACCACGATTCCAATCGCGGTCACACTGCCGGTTGCGACCGGCGCGACGAGCTTCACGGCAACGATCAGCCCGGCGGTTCCGCTGGATACTGACTCGGCAAACGATACATTAACCACGAGCCTCACGCTGGCGACCGCCGTGGACATCCAGGTTGTTTCGCTGACGAACGGTTCGGTCATCACGGAAAACCAGCCGAGCACGTTCACCGTCACGTTGAAAAACAACGGCGCAGTCGCGTCGTCGGCGACGACGGGCAACCTGTTGTTGAGCGGTCCGTCTGGTCCGGCGCTTGGATCGGCGAATATTCCGTCCATCGCTGCCGGGACTTCAATCACGGTGCCGATCACGGTGACGATCCCGACCCTTACCGGCGCGAACAACTTTACGGCCGCGATCAGTCCGGCGGTGCCGCTCGATCTGAATGCGGCCAACGACTCGCTGACGGTAAGCTTCACGGTTCTGTCGAGCTACGTTGATCTCAAGATGACGGGGCTGAGCGTTTACGGAGGCGGCTCACTGAGCTCCGGCAATGCTTATGTGCTGACCATCTCGGTCCAAAACAATGGCAATCTTGCCTCTGGCACGGGCGACACACTGTCTTGCGGAATCACCGGGCCGGGTTTCAGCGGTACGGTACCGCTGACACTTTCGACCACGGCGTTGGTCTCGCTGGCGCCAGGCGGCACCACGATGACCTCACCGAGCTTCACCATGCCGAAGAACCTGGCTGGTTCGGACACCATCACTTGTACCGCGAGTGAAGATCCGAACGAGCCATCAGGCCTTGTCGCCGACAACACCAGGACCTTTGGAGTTACGGTGAACACAAATCTCAACCTGCACTTCAGCGGAACGCTGACGCCGCCAGCCGCGTTGCAGATGGGCAGCAGCGCGACGCTCTCCGTCACGGTTACGAACGATGGCCCAGATGACGCACCGGCCGCGAGCTACAGCTTGCAGGCGGGCATGGCGACCTTCAGCAACATTGGAACGCTGACGGGCACGAACATCGTTGCGATTCCGGCGACGACTTCGCACACGTATGCGCTGCCGATCACCGTCCCGCAACTTGGCACGGCGCCGCAGGACGTCAGCAACGTGACCGGCCAAGTGAACATCATTGATGGCACCGGCCTGACAGAAACCAATACGACCGACAACGTGATCACCACGACGTCGTTCCGCGTTCTCGACTTCACCCTCACCACGAGCGCTACGACTATGCTCGCAGTGACGGGACGCACGCTGAATGGCCAGGCGTATGTGGTTGCGCCGACGACGTACATCGGACTCTTCCCATCGTTTGCCGTGACTCCGACCGGAGTGCCTACGGGCATCACGGTGAATAAGAGTGGCGGCATGACCGGCACGGTGACGGCTGCGGCAGGGAACTACAGCGCGACCTTCAGTGGCAGTAGCGCAGGAGTGACGCACGCTGCCAGCGCAGCATTGCCATTCACTGTGCACGGCGAAATCAACTTCTCGCTGACCTCAGCGATCAACTTGACGCAGACGGGCACGGGCGTAGTGTTGGCCGGGACGCTCAATGGCGGCCTGCCGACGATCGCCGTCAGCACGCCGGCACCTCCAACCGGCATCACGATCGCGGGTCCGGCATCCATCAACGTGGGTGCGGTTCCGGCGACGATCAATGCCTGGACGCTTTCTGCCGATGCGACTTCAACCCTCGGCGCGGCGAGCATTAATCTCACCGCCACGGATAGTGGCGTGACCAATGCCTTCGAAGCGGTGCCTGGCAATACGGTCACGCTGCCGGTGGCCTACACCGTCGGTGGACTGTCGAACTTCGTTATTCAATCGGCGACGTTCGTAGGTCACGGTGCGGGTCCGAACTATGAGGGCGCGCAGGCACTGCAGGTGGGCGAAGCTGCTCAAATGCAAGTGGTAGTGAAGAACATTGGAGATGCCGACCCGCCGGCGGGCGCGACGGTTACGGTAAATATCGTTTGCTCCGCAAGCCCAATCTGCAACCTGGGCGGAACCAGCACCGCGGTCGCGGCACCCTTGAAAGGCGCCACTGCGACCTTGACGTTCTCGGTCGGCACGGTGAGCGATGCCGCAGCTACGGGATATCCGGGCACGGTCACGGTGACTCCGACCGGAGCAACCGAATTAAACTCGGGCGACAATACACTTGCGATGTCGTGGGACGTAGTGGACTTCGCAGTTGTGGCTCCGGCCTCGAATCCCACTTATCCAACGCAGAACATGCCGTTGAGCAAGACGAGCTTTGTTTATTACCAACTCACGGAAGCTGGCGGCACGACGGCATTCGCGATTCCAGTGGCAGTGACTTCGAGCGTCACCGGCGTTACATTGCCGGGCACGGTCAACGTGTCGCCGGGTACCGACCAGCAAGCGAACATTGCGGTGAGTGCCAGCACTTCATCGCCAAACGGTACTTTGGTCTTCACGGGCACGAACCATGGCGTGAAGCGGACGTACTCGCAACCGGTGGATTACTACACGGCGGCGATCGTCAGCACCACGCTGTTCTCAAATAGCTCCGCGCAGCCGTTGACCATTCCGCTCAATAATTCGAGCGGCGCGACGGTCGAATTCCAGATTCGTGGCAATTTCAACAACGCTGGAACGTCTGGGGCACCGTTGACGCTGGTTAATCCGATCGGGACTGCGATTACATTCCACTCGGGAACCACTGTCGTTTCGGCAGGGGACAACTTCGGCGTGATCGTGGCTGACCCGGCGACGACCACCATTGCTCCGCCGCGTAACTTCGACATCCAGGCCGCGATCCCCGCGACGATCCCGCAGGATACGCCCACGTATTCGCTGTGGGTTACCACAGTCGGGACTTCGAATCTGGCGGTGAGTTCGGTGGCGGTGCATAACACCGCGATTTCCATCGACTCCAAGCAGCCGTGGCTCGCGGGTGAAACCATCGCCTTCGACTTCACAGTGACCAACAACGGTTCGGCCGCGTCGCTGGGGGGCGAGACACTGCAGGCGTTCTTCAACAACACCGCGGTAGCGAGTACCGGGGTTCCAAACGCGACCGGGACCGTTCCTGCATTGGGTCCGGGCGCGAGCACGACTATAACGGTCAACCTCACGGCGCCTGACGCAGCACTTGCGGCAACTTCAACGTTGTCTGCGAGCGTGGTGCAGGACCCGCCAAACAAGGCAAATCCGGTGTTTACCAGCGCGCCGCTGGACAGTTCAGACTGGGGAATCTTCCTCATTCGTAGCGGCGGAAGCGACGCCTCGCCGCTGCAAATCATCTTTACGCCGGGCGCCGGTTACTTCGGACAATCGCCCTTCCAATTGCGCATCCCGTCATATGGCGGCTCGGTATTCCGCAACGGCGCGCCGAACGTGAGCAGTACGGCCATCGATCCCAACATCACGCAGAGTATTGCCCAAACTTCGGGCGCCATAAGCGGAAACGTGAATGAAACGCTCAGAAACACTGCCGCCACGAGCGACTTCTACTATGGCCAGGTGTCGGCTACGTATGGGAATGTGACTCGCAGTGCGACAGTGCACATCCAGTGGGCGGGCGGCGGCGCTGCGGGTGCGGTGAGCTTAACCTCGCCGGCCAACAACATTTCGCCGTCGACGGGAACGCCTCCCACGACGATTCAGATCAACGGTTACGTCGCCGAGTCCGAGGCCATCACCGGCAACAACGGGGCTTCGTGTACGCCTAGTGGAACGACGACGTGCCAGTTCGTATTGACCTTCACGCCGGATGCATCAGCGACGTCCTACGGGTCCAACGGCCTCGGGGCGGTGATGACGTATGGCACGGCGACCACGTACCAGTTCACGGCCAACATCAATCCGGCGAACGGCGTGCTGACAACCGGTTCCGGCAACATCGTCGCCAGCGTAACCGGTGCGCAGCCAACGTCAGCCGCGAAGCGCGCGGGCGCGGTGAAGAGCAACAGCGACCCGATCGGAACGCAGCAGTTCAACGTTGCGTTCAACGTCGGCGACATCAACGTCACCTTCCCGAGTTGCGTCGCGGTTCCGCCGGGCACCAGCCTTACGGTCCCGCTCACGTGGGCTCCGACCGGTGGCTTCAATGCGCCGCAGGTGCTCTATGAGTGGTTCGACCAAAACCTCAATCCGCTGCCGAGTTCGGTGATTACACCGGGGACTGCGACGGTCTCGCCGAGTGGCACGATCAACTTCAAGGTAACGAATAGTTCGGGCGGCACGAACACAACTGGACTCACGTACTACTTCGGCATCGAGCTGTTCAACAGCCAGGGCCAGGTCGGCGTGCAGCCTAAGTACATCCCGGTTACGTTCGACCTCACGTCTACGGGCGGCTACTGCCCGGCGACGTCACCGACCGGGACGGTGCGTGGAGGCGGAACTGCCAAGCCTGTCGCTTATGCCTCCGCTCCGACGTTGATTACCGGCTTCTACGGCAAGAGCCACGCGGGTGACTACGCATCGAAGGCCAGCGCGGCGAAGAAGACCCTGGCGCTGTTGCCAGACGTCCAGCTCTCAGCGAAAGACGTAACTTTCTCGCCGTCGCTACCGAAGAGCGGCGATACCCTCGACGTTCGCTTCCGCCTGAATAACACAGGCGCGGTGGACGCAAAGCAGGTACCGCTGGCTCTCGTAGTCAACGGCGTCACAGTCAGTAGCGATACCTTTGACCTGAAGGCCGGGGCGTCGTCACTGGGGGCGTTGCACTGGAACCTCGGTAAGCAGCCTGTGCCGGCAAACAAGGCTTCGGGGAACACCACGGCGCAACTCGTGGTGGATCCGCAGCACACGGTGCCGCAGGCAAGCACGGTAAACAAGACTGCAATGTTGTCGCATCTCGTCCTGCCGGGGACTGGTCCGGGTGTCGTGATTTCGCCGACCGGTTCTTCGTCGAAGATCGCACACTTCGAAGTCTCTGACGGCGGATGCGCGGGCTTGCGCTTCGCGGGCGGAGCTGGCGGCTGTGGCTCAGCGGATGCGGAGATCACGATTTCCGACCTCGCTGCCGGGAAGTATGTTCTCAGCGGCCGCAACGGCATTGCCGACCTCGGTGTGGGCAGGACGGATGCGTCGAATGCATCGTTCGGTTCGGAGGTGGCGATCGTCGCAGGCCACACGTACGCGGTGCAGTTGTCCGGCAAGAGCGTGGGGCTGTTCACGGTGCAGAAGATCCGCAATCCGAAGCAGCTCTCGATCAAGTCAGATAAGGTCTTCAACCGTGGCGTGAAGGTACCGGTGGGCAAGGGAAGCGGCGCGGCAACGACCGGCGATGTATCCGGCGGCGCAGCGAAGAAGTCCGACGCTTTCGTGTACTTCGACGTAGCCTACTCGGTGCAGTAA
- the larB gene encoding nickel pincer cofactor biosynthesis protein LarB: MNAEAIKKLFQQVKSGDLTTDDAVQQLRHLPFEDLGFANVDHHRAVRVGMAEVIFGPGKRPDHMAKIFASLAKRGNNVLATRATEEQFRAVKKKFKKAEYNELARAVFLRQDNKIYGKGTIVVVSAGTSDIPVAEEAVVTAELMGNEVQHVFDVGVAGIHRLLARREVLMGARVLIVCAGMEGALPSVVGGLTSVPVIAVPTSVGYGAAFGGLAALLGMLNSCASNVTVVNIDNGFGAGYVASMINRL, translated from the coding sequence ATGAACGCAGAAGCAATCAAAAAGCTCTTCCAGCAAGTGAAATCGGGCGATCTCACGACCGACGATGCCGTGCAGCAGTTGCGCCATCTCCCTTTTGAAGACCTCGGCTTCGCCAATGTAGATCATCATCGCGCGGTGCGCGTGGGCATGGCGGAGGTCATCTTTGGCCCCGGCAAGCGTCCGGACCACATGGCAAAGATCTTCGCTTCGCTGGCGAAGCGCGGCAACAATGTTCTCGCTACGCGTGCGACGGAAGAGCAATTTCGCGCCGTGAAGAAGAAGTTCAAGAAAGCCGAATACAACGAACTCGCACGCGCGGTCTTCCTGCGCCAGGACAACAAGATTTATGGCAAAGGAACAATTGTCGTTGTCTCAGCGGGAACCAGCGACATCCCGGTTGCGGAAGAAGCGGTCGTCACTGCCGAACTGATGGGCAACGAAGTGCAGCATGTTTTCGACGTCGGCGTCGCAGGCATTCACCGCCTGCTGGCCCGCCGCGAGGTGCTGATGGGCGCGCGGGTGCTCATCGTGTGCGCCGGCATGGAAGGCGCGTTGCCAAGTGTTGTCGGTGGATTGACTTCGGTTCCGGTAATTGCCGTGCCCACCAGCGTAGGTTACGGCGCGGCGTTCGGCGGACTGGCCGCGCTGCTGGGCATGCTGAATTCGTGCGCGTCGAATGTGACCGTCGTGAATATTGATAACGGTTTCGGTGCAGGCTATGTCGCCTCGATGATCAACCGCCTCTAG